One window of Mucilaginibacter inviolabilis genomic DNA carries:
- a CDS encoding DUF1634 domain-containing protein, producing MNKTFRDTDMQAVIGWILRLGVLLSMSIIFIGGIIYLYRHGQVTADYHTFKGVPDFVHNTRGILNGIITFRGRAIIQAGIILLIATPIIRVIFSAIGFILEKDYLYIGITILVLLIIMASMLSGHAG from the coding sequence ATGAACAAAACCTTTAGAGATACCGACATGCAGGCCGTTATCGGCTGGATATTACGCCTTGGTGTATTGCTGTCTATGAGTATTATTTTTATAGGGGGTATTATATACCTTTACAGGCATGGACAGGTTACTGCCGACTACCACACGTTTAAGGGCGTCCCGGATTTTGTGCATAATACTCGGGGGATACTCAACGGTATCATCACTTTCAGGGGACGGGCTATTATACAAGCAGGTATTATTTTACTTATTGCTACACCTATTATAAGAGTAATATTTTCGGCTATTGGTTTCATACTTGAAAAGGATTACCTATATATTGGCATCACCATATTGGTTTTACTCATCATTATGGCCAGTATGCTTAGCGGCCATGCCGGCTAA
- a CDS encoding M16 family metallopeptidase, with product MTRNFTKILALSVAGVFSVCCAIAQPRLPEGYFWKKLPNGLEVVVIENSKVPLATIEIAVKNGAYTEGPEFSGLSHLFEHMFFKANKDYPNQEAFLKRTQELGAIWNGTTDVERVNYFFTFDRDSLKAGLKFMNAAIRFPIYREEDMKKERPVVDGEFQRAESDPGFQLWYGIQQKLWGDLITRKNPIGIHEVINTATPEKMMVIKDKYYFPNNSLVTICGDVKHEAAFALAESIFGDWASSGFNPHEKYPIPPFKPLTKSEYFIKETTIAQTPYMQLSWQGPAYLIDSASTVAADVFSTIVGLNSSKFQQSLIDKGLASSASLGYTTSRFVGPIDIFVVPNPGKLKECYDELLNQVNQFVKSDYFTDEQLNDAKAILLRNSVHRKEKPSTLASQMSYQWCSTSLDYYTDLDSNYQKVSRADIQKYVSTYITGKPYAAGIIIAPELSKQQNVASFFVAK from the coding sequence ATGACCCGAAACTTTACCAAAATTTTAGCACTAAGTGTTGCTGGGGTTTTTAGCGTTTGCTGCGCGATTGCGCAACCCCGATTGCCGGAAGGTTATTTCTGGAAAAAGCTTCCGAACGGCCTGGAAGTAGTAGTTATTGAAAACAGTAAGGTGCCGCTGGCTACCATTGAAATTGCTGTAAAAAACGGGGCCTATACCGAAGGTCCTGAATTCAGCGGTTTATCGCACCTTTTTGAGCACATGTTTTTTAAGGCCAATAAAGATTATCCAAACCAGGAAGCTTTTTTAAAACGTACACAGGAGCTGGGCGCCATCTGGAATGGTACTACGGATGTGGAACGGGTTAATTACTTCTTTACGTTTGACCGCGATAGCCTTAAAGCAGGTTTAAAATTCATGAACGCGGCTATCCGCTTCCCGATATACCGCGAAGAAGATATGAAAAAGGAACGCCCTGTTGTTGACGGCGAATTTCAGCGTGCCGAGAGCGATCCGGGCTTCCAGCTTTGGTATGGTATCCAGCAAAAGCTTTGGGGCGATCTTATCACCCGTAAAAACCCTATCGGGATACATGAAGTGATCAATACTGCCACACCAGAGAAGATGATGGTGATCAAAGACAAATATTATTTTCCGAATAATAGCCTGGTGACCATTTGTGGTGATGTAAAGCATGAAGCCGCATTTGCCCTGGCCGAAAGCATATTTGGCGATTGGGCCAGCAGTGGCTTTAATCCGCATGAAAAATATCCTATTCCGCCATTCAAGCCTTTAACCAAGAGCGAGTATTTTATCAAAGAAACCACTATTGCGCAAACACCATATATGCAGCTTTCATGGCAAGGCCCGGCTTACTTAATCGATTCTGCTTCAACCGTTGCCGCTGATGTATTTTCGACCATTGTTGGATTAAACTCGTCCAAATTTCAACAATCGCTGATTGATAAAGGTTTAGCCAGTTCTGCTTCTTTGGGATATACTACCAGTCGTTTTGTGGGGCCAATTGATATTTTTGTGGTTCCCAATCCCGGTAAATTAAAGGAATGTTATGATGAATTGCTTAACCAGGTTAACCAGTTTGTGAAGTCTGATTATTTTACCGACGAGCAGTTAAATGATGCCAAAGCTATTTTATTAAGAAACAGCGTTCACCGCAAAGAGAAACCGTCTACATTGGCAAGCCAGATGAGCTATCAGTGGTGCAGTACCTCGCTTGATTATTATACCGATCTGGACAGTAATTACCAGAAAGTGAGCCGTGCCGATATACAAAAATATGTAAGCACCTATATAACAGGTAAGCCATATGCAGCAGGCATTATTATAGCACCAGAGTTAAGTAAACAACAAAATGTAGCTTCATTTTTTGTAGCTAAGTAA
- a CDS encoding sulfite exporter TauE/SafE family protein yields MSVIVLTLILFIGSYFAGLLGSLTGLGGGFVIIPLLTLVLHVDIHYAIGASLVSVIATSSGSAAAYVKEGITNIRLGMFLEIATTAGAMVGALIAVYIPTNFIAILFGIILITSAIMSLRKKAEQINQEKNLLAEKLKLNSSFPTANGPVNYSVKNVGGGFFMMLFAGVISGLLGIGSGALKVLAMDTIMRIPFKVSTTTSNFMIGVTAAASAVVYLQRGYIDPGLSMPVAIGVLLGALSGSKILVHTNSSGWLRWVFAVVVTFLASQMIYNGFMGKI; encoded by the coding sequence ATGTCGGTAATTGTATTAACGCTTATCCTTTTTATCGGCTCGTATTTTGCGGGTTTATTAGGGTCATTAACCGGTTTGGGTGGTGGTTTTGTTATTATACCACTGCTTACGCTGGTGTTGCATGTAGATATCCATTATGCCATTGGCGCCTCGCTGGTATCGGTAATTGCCACATCATCCGGTTCGGCAGCAGCTTATGTGAAAGAGGGTATTACCAACATCAGGCTGGGCATGTTCCTGGAAATTGCCACTACAGCCGGAGCCATGGTTGGCGCTCTGATAGCCGTTTATATCCCAACTAATTTTATCGCAATTCTGTTCGGTATTATCCTGATCACATCAGCCATCATGTCGTTACGCAAAAAGGCTGAGCAGATTAATCAGGAAAAAAACTTACTGGCCGAAAAATTAAAGCTCAACAGCAGCTTCCCTACAGCTAACGGACCTGTAAATTATAGCGTAAAAAACGTAGGTGGCGGCTTTTTCATGATGCTTTTTGCCGGTGTGATATCAGGCTTACTGGGCATAGGCTCAGGGGCATTAAAAGTATTGGCGATGGATACCATTATGCGTATCCCCTTTAAAGTATCAACCACTACCAGTAATTTTATGATAGGCGTAACAGCCGCCGCAAGCGCTGTTGTTTATTTACAGCGCGGTTATATTGACCCGGGCTTATCTATGCCTGTGGCAATTGGTGTATTACTAGGTGCTTTAAGCGGTTCAAAAATACTGGTGCATACCAACTCGTCGGGCTGGTTACGCTGGGTGTTTGCTGTGGTGGTAACCTTTTTGGCATCACAAATGATATATAACGGATTCATGGGGAAAATATAG
- a CDS encoding UbiD family decarboxylase: MGYKSLQACIADLEKNGHLVRIKEEVDPYLQMAAIHLRVFENEGPAILFEKVKGSKFPAVSNLFGTLERSKFIFRDTLDKIKTLVELKNDPLKAIKHPFQYTNVALTALSALPMKKRAGAPVNFGRCKISDIPQIVNWPMDGGPFVTMPQVYTEDPDKPGIMNANLGMYRIQLAGNEYILNEEIGLHYQIHRGIGVHQTKANAKGLPLKVSIFIGGPPSHPVAAVMPLPEGLSEMTFAGALGNRRFRYFYDDEGFCISSDADFVITGTVMPHDNKPEGPFGDHLGYYSLVHPFPLLKVHNVYHRKDAVWSFTVVGRPPQEDTSFGALIHEISGAAIPKEIPGLHAVNAVDAAGVHPLLFAIGSERYTPYIKERKPQEILTIANHILGKSQLSLAKYLLIAAKEDNPALDVNNIKAFLNHILQRIDLTRDLHFYTRTTIDTLDYSGSGLNSGSKVAITVAGDIKRELWTELPSWFDLPRPVNNYKMAIPGVLMVEVPKHVNHQDIDNIISIIEYRLKEEEEELDGLPLIVLCDDAAFAAENVNNFVWVTFTRSNPSHDIYGVGSFTEHKHWGCTGPLIIDARIKPHHAPVLEKDPEVEKLVDKMGEKGGALHGII, translated from the coding sequence ATGGGTTACAAAAGTTTACAAGCCTGCATTGCCGATCTCGAAAAAAACGGTCACCTGGTGCGAATTAAGGAGGAAGTTGATCCTTATTTGCAGATGGCAGCTATTCACTTGCGGGTATTCGAAAACGAGGGGCCGGCTATATTGTTTGAAAAAGTGAAAGGCAGCAAGTTTCCGGCAGTATCTAATTTATTCGGTACGCTGGAGCGCTCTAAATTTATATTCAGAGATACGCTGGATAAGATCAAAACCCTGGTTGAGCTCAAGAATGATCCTTTAAAGGCCATTAAACATCCTTTTCAATATACCAACGTGGCGCTTACGGCTTTATCGGCCCTGCCGATGAAAAAACGCGCCGGAGCTCCCGTTAATTTTGGTCGCTGCAAAATAAGCGACATCCCGCAGATAGTGAACTGGCCTATGGATGGTGGTCCCTTTGTAACCATGCCACAGGTATATACCGAAGATCCCGATAAACCTGGCATTATGAATGCCAACCTGGGTATGTACCGCATACAACTGGCTGGTAACGAATATATTCTGAATGAGGAAATAGGCTTGCATTACCAGATTCACCGGGGTATAGGCGTGCATCAAACCAAGGCAAATGCCAAGGGACTGCCCTTAAAAGTAAGCATATTTATAGGCGGCCCGCCATCGCACCCCGTAGCTGCTGTAATGCCGCTGCCCGAAGGATTGTCAGAGATGACCTTTGCCGGTGCGCTGGGCAATCGCCGTTTCCGTTATTTTTATGATGATGAGGGGTTTTGTATTTCTTCTGATGCCGATTTTGTGATCACCGGAACCGTAATGCCTCATGATAATAAACCCGAAGGCCCTTTTGGCGATCACCTGGGTTATTACAGCCTGGTACATCCGTTCCCCTTGCTCAAAGTGCACAATGTATATCATCGTAAAGATGCGGTATGGTCGTTCACAGTTGTTGGTCGCCCGCCGCAGGAAGATACCAGTTTTGGGGCTTTGATCCACGAGATTAGTGGTGCAGCTATTCCCAAGGAAATACCGGGTCTGCATGCGGTTAACGCCGTTGATGCGGCTGGAGTACACCCATTGCTGTTTGCTATCGGCAGTGAACGTTATACGCCTTATATCAAAGAGCGCAAGCCACAGGAAATATTAACCATTGCCAATCATATACTGGGTAAAAGCCAGCTGAGTTTAGCCAAATACCTGCTGATTGCCGCAAAGGAAGATAATCCTGCTTTGGACGTAAATAATATCAAGGCGTTTTTAAATCATATCCTGCAACGGATCGACCTAACGCGCGATCTGCATTTTTATACCCGTACCACTATTGATACATTGGATTATAGCGGTAGTGGATTAAACTCCGGAAGTAAAGTAGCCATCACCGTAGCAGGGGATATCAAGCGTGAATTGTGGACCGAACTGCCGTCATGGTTCGACCTGCCAAGGCCAGTCAACAATTATAAAATGGCTATACCGGGTGTATTGATGGTAGAAGTACCCAAACATGTAAATCACCAGGATATTGATAATATTATCAGCATTATTGAGTACAGGCTAAAAGAAGAGGAAGAAGAACTGGATGGTCTCCCGTTGATTGTACTTTGTGACGATGCCGCCTTTGCAGCCGAAAACGTAAATAATTTTGTTTGGGTAACTTTTACCCGTAGTAACCCTTCGCATGATATTTATGGTGTAGGTAGTTTTACTGAGCATAAGCATTGGGGCTGTACAGGTCCGCTCATTATCGATGCCCGTATCAAACCCCATCATGCCCCTGTGCTCGAAAAAGATCCCGAAGTTGAAAAACTGGTTGATAAAATGGGCGAAAAAGGCGGAGCCCTGCATGGAATTATTTAA
- a CDS encoding KTSC domain-containing protein produces MQRHVVKSAALNSLGYDPSAKILEVELRNSGGIWQYFGFPVTAYQKFINSDSLGNYFATKIKGKYPELRVR; encoded by the coding sequence ATGCAACGGCATGTAGTTAAATCAGCAGCATTAAATAGCCTTGGTTACGATCCTTCGGCTAAAATTTTAGAAGTAGAACTTAGGAATAGTGGCGGTATATGGCAATACTTTGGCTTCCCTGTTACCGCTTACCAGAAATTTATCAATTCCGATTCCCTTGGCAATTACTTTGCCACTAAAATTAAAGGCAAATATCCTGAGTTACGCGTCAGGTAA
- a CDS encoding outer membrane beta-barrel family protein encodes MKVLFGGLFSTFLVGVCFFSFAQTKLSAIQGKVLMENNEAAEAATIVLLKAADSSVVRSGLVDAAGKFEFGNIAPGAYRLLATSIGCNKIYSNPYQILEGQTVVAGNIVLKRVSNQLQEVKVVAKKPYIEVKPGKIVLNVQNSLTAEGNSAYDILRQSPGVHVNSTNETLMISGRQPALITIDGKPTNLTGDDLVNLLRSMQSSTIDQIEMITSASAKYDASGGGIINIISKKGTNVGSNGSVTLGGGYGKYYKSRAGITFNNRTAKLNIFGNYTFDDNKTNRYINTNRNIIYKDVLSNYDVDYNNIQKTYNHNFKLGADYAISPKQTIGVLVTGVVREDDFLKNNNLNISNQNRLDSVIIAKSTLDRGSSLLNYNINYNGILDKSGKNLSADVNYSIYHRHSNEYITNNFYTPAGVKYRDSLQLENLSPSNIHIWTSKVDYVNPLSKTSRLEAGVKYNHIQSNNNLIFGPLVNNTYRADPDYTNRFIYTEIVSAAYLNYVNKIGQFNITAGLRAEKTNTTGSSVGVDQSTLLSNKNNYFNLFPQVQLSYEVDKKNVLNLSYNRGIHRPDYQDINPFLYYTDLYDYNSGNPNLKPEYTNSIQLSHTYNSTFITTLYYNVTNDAYDFPVYEQNDSSKVNVTIRRNFGRIFVYGATFYAPVQFNSWWNASFNLDASYQRYTSYAIFGNFNRGMQDIIFNSTQNFTLSNTVTAEISGKYESPTLYGVNELKQSYTVNAGIGKQVFNKRGNLKLSVIDIFNSDRYRYHVDYQNVDFTGIDKRETRRVMINFTYRFGKTSVKSASKHNTGNADEQRRTGSN; translated from the coding sequence ATGAAGGTTTTATTTGGGGGCTTATTCTCGACATTTTTAGTCGGGGTGTGTTTTTTTTCTTTCGCGCAAACAAAACTTTCGGCAATACAGGGCAAAGTTCTGATGGAAAACAATGAGGCGGCCGAGGCTGCCACCATCGTTTTGTTAAAAGCTGCCGACTCCTCGGTGGTACGGTCGGGGCTGGTAGATGCGGCCGGTAAGTTTGAGTTTGGCAATATCGCCCCCGGTGCATATCGGCTTTTAGCCACCAGCATAGGCTGTAATAAAATTTATTCAAATCCATATCAAATTTTAGAAGGGCAAACGGTAGTAGCCGGAAATATAGTTCTAAAGCGGGTAAGCAACCAGTTGCAAGAAGTTAAGGTGGTTGCTAAAAAACCATATATTGAGGTAAAGCCCGGGAAAATAGTACTTAACGTACAGAATAGCTTAACCGCCGAAGGCAACTCGGCTTATGATATACTCCGGCAATCGCCTGGGGTACACGTAAATAGTACCAACGAAACCCTGATGATCAGCGGTAGGCAGCCTGCTTTGATCACTATTGATGGCAAACCCACTAACCTAACCGGCGACGATCTGGTAAACCTGTTGCGCAGCATGCAAAGCAGTACTATTGACCAGATTGAGATGATTACCAGCGCATCGGCAAAATATGATGCCTCAGGAGGGGGAATCATCAATATCATTTCAAAAAAGGGCACTAATGTGGGCTCCAACGGCTCAGTTACCCTGGGTGGGGGATACGGTAAATATTACAAAAGCAGGGCGGGTATCACCTTTAACAACCGCACTGCCAAGCTCAATATTTTCGGTAATTATACATTTGATGATAATAAGACTAATAGATACATTAACACTAACAGGAATATTATTTATAAGGATGTTTTAAGTAATTATGATGTTGATTATAACAACATCCAAAAAACATACAATCACAATTTTAAGCTTGGGGCCGATTATGCCATATCACCCAAACAAACCATAGGTGTACTGGTAACCGGAGTGGTGCGGGAAGATGATTTTTTGAAAAATAATAACTTGAATATATCCAACCAAAACCGGCTCGACTCAGTAATCATTGCCAAATCAACATTAGATAGGGGGAGCAGTCTTTTAAATTATAATATCAATTATAACGGCATACTGGATAAAAGCGGCAAAAATCTGTCGGCTGATGTGAATTATTCAATCTATCACCGCCACTCGAACGAGTATATAACCAATAATTTTTATACTCCGGCTGGTGTAAAATACCGGGATTCGCTGCAATTGGAAAATCTCTCTCCGTCAAATATCCACATATGGACATCAAAGGTAGATTATGTGAATCCTCTTTCTAAAACCTCACGGCTGGAAGCCGGTGTGAAATATAATCACATCCAAAGTAATAATAATTTGATATTTGGTCCTTTGGTAAATAATACCTATCGGGCCGATCCTGATTATACCAACCGCTTTATATACACCGAAATTGTAAGCGCAGCTTATTTGAATTATGTAAATAAGATTGGTCAGTTTAATATTACAGCAGGGCTGAGGGCCGAAAAAACGAATACCACCGGCAGTTCGGTAGGGGTTGATCAATCTACTCTGCTAAGTAACAAGAATAACTATTTTAACCTTTTTCCGCAGGTTCAGCTCAGTTACGAGGTGGATAAGAAAAATGTGTTGAACCTGAGCTATAACCGGGGTATTCACCGGCCCGATTACCAGGATATTAATCCGTTTTTATACTATACAGATTTGTACGACTATAATTCGGGTAACCCTAATTTAAAACCGGAGTATACCAATTCTATACAACTATCACACACCTACAATAGCACTTTTATAACCACTCTGTATTATAATGTTACTAACGATGCCTATGATTTTCCGGTATATGAGCAAAATGACTCATCAAAAGTTAATGTAACCATACGACGGAATTTTGGGAGGATATTTGTTTATGGGGCCACATTTTATGCCCCGGTTCAATTTAACAGCTGGTGGAACGCCAGTTTTAACCTGGATGCCTCTTATCAGCGTTATACTTCTTATGCCATATTTGGTAATTTTAACCGGGGCATGCAGGATATTATTTTTAATTCTACACAAAATTTTACACTGAGCAACACGGTAACCGCCGAGATATCCGGAAAGTATGAATCGCCAACCTTATATGGGGTCAATGAGCTTAAACAAAGTTATACGGTTAATGCGGGCATTGGTAAGCAGGTATTTAATAAACGCGGTAACCTAAAATTAAGCGTTATTGATATTTTTAACAGTGATAGGTATCGGTATCATGTAGATTATCAGAATGTTGATTTTACAGGTATTGATAAAAGAGAAACCCGCAGGGTGATGATCAATTTTACCTACCGTTTTGGTAAAACATCCGTTAAGTCGGCCAGTAAGCATAATACGGGTAATGCCGACGAACAACGGCGTACCGGTAGTAACTAA
- a CDS encoding M16 family metallopeptidase, with product MMKKYVFTLLIAAAIGNIKTVQAQNKAYETTVDGVKVIVQPSGNDIVEIQTIIKGGVQNYKTDKMGIEAMAMAALTECGTIKHDKNAFKDQLDKVSATVDGSSNKNYATMRMNCIKSDFDIVWPLYVEALTQPRFDAKEFARIKQDAINNIKQADSQPDHAIDQLANKTAFANRDYAKDPNGTVDIVSKLTPEETKAYYQSILTRSRLVIVVVADLDKAVIEAKVKGMLNGIKQGAPFEFKKSFFRVYKNSFNAESRELATNYVEGITSGPQPGAPDFDAFNVAMRIFANRHFLDVRTNNGLSYAPQAWFSVGQTSTARFSVSTTQPDKYIAVFDKLVDKIKTEGFKSEEVANMKVTYLTGFYYKNETNSAQAFSMASNEVLFNNWKRSLTMVDDVKKLTLEEVSDAFRKYINNIVWVYQGDPKKVNQVLYINGTLNKGDNPVSH from the coding sequence ATGATGAAGAAATATGTGTTCACCCTGCTGATTGCAGCGGCGATAGGAAATATAAAAACGGTACAGGCACAAAATAAAGCTTACGAAACCACAGTTGATGGTGTAAAGGTAATTGTGCAGCCAAGCGGCAACGATATTGTAGAGATACAAACTATTATAAAAGGTGGCGTACAAAACTACAAGACCGATAAAATGGGTATTGAAGCCATGGCTATGGCCGCACTAACCGAATGTGGAACCATTAAACACGATAAAAACGCTTTTAAAGATCAGTTGGATAAAGTGAGCGCTACGGTTGATGGTAGCAGCAACAAAAACTACGCTACCATGCGTATGAATTGTATCAAGAGCGATTTTGATATAGTTTGGCCTTTGTATGTTGAAGCTTTAACGCAACCACGTTTTGATGCTAAAGAGTTTGCACGCATTAAACAGGATGCGATCAATAATATTAAGCAAGCTGATTCGCAGCCAGACCACGCGATTGATCAATTGGCAAATAAAACGGCATTTGCTAATCGCGATTATGCAAAAGATCCTAATGGTACCGTAGATATCGTATCTAAATTAACTCCCGAAGAAACCAAGGCCTATTATCAATCCATATTAACCCGGTCGCGCCTGGTTATCGTGGTTGTAGCTGATTTGGATAAGGCAGTTATTGAGGCAAAAGTGAAAGGTATGCTTAATGGTATCAAGCAAGGTGCTCCGTTTGAGTTTAAGAAATCATTTTTCCGCGTATATAAAAACTCATTCAACGCCGAATCACGCGAACTGGCTACCAACTATGTAGAAGGTATTACCAGCGGTCCACAACCCGGTGCTCCTGATTTTGATGCCTTTAACGTAGCCATGAGGATATTTGCTAATCGTCATTTTTTAGATGTGCGTACCAACAATGGTTTATCATACGCGCCGCAGGCCTGGTTTAGCGTTGGGCAAACATCTACAGCCAGATTCTCGGTATCAACAACCCAGCCCGATAAATATATTGCCGTATTTGATAAACTGGTTGATAAAATAAAAACAGAAGGTTTTAAAAGCGAAGAAGTTGCTAATATGAAAGTGACTTATTTAACAGGTTTCTATTATAAAAATGAAACCAACAGCGCACAGGCATTTTCTATGGCTTCTAACGAAGTGCTGTTTAATAACTGGAAAAGATCATTAACCATGGTTGACGATGTTAAAAAGCTGACACTGGAAGAAGTGAGCGATGCTTTCCGCAAGTATATCAATAACATTGTTTGGGTTTACCAGGGCGATCCTAAAAAGGTGAACCAGGTATTATATATCAACGGTACCTTAAATAAAGGTGATAACCCGGTAAGTCACTAA